Within the Achromobacter spanius genome, the region CAGCCTGTGTGTTGCCGGACACCATCTTCGGCATCACCGACGCGTCCACCACGCGTAAGCCCGTCACGCCGTTCACGCGCAGCCTGACATCGGTGACGGCGGCGGCGTCGGAACCCATGCGGCAGGTGCCGATGGGGTGATAGATGGTCTGGCCATTGCGTCGCGCGAAGTCCAGCCATTGCTCGTCGCTTTCGACGGCGGCGCCAGGGCTGATTTCGGATTCGATGTAGCGTTGCATGGCCGGCTGCCCCACGATGCGGCGCGCGACCTTCATGCCGCCCACCAGGCTGTCGCGGTCGATCTGCGCCGACAGGAAGTTGGGCCGGATGGCGGGGCCGGCGGTGGGGTCAGAAGACTTGAGATGGATCGAGCCCACTGATTCCGGACGCAGTTGCGCCACGCCGATCGTCATGCCCGGCTGCCGGTCCAGAATGCGTTCGGCGGCATTGGCATAGCTGGCGTGCACGAAGAAAAACTGCACGTCGGGCGTGGGTAGATCCGGCGCGCTTTTCACAAAGCCATGCACCAGGCCCGTGCCCAAGGTCAAGATGCCGGTATGGCGCGTGTAGTACCGCGCCACCTGTTGCGCCAGGCGCCACCCGCGCGACATCTCGTTCAAGGTCACCGTGCCCTTCACTCGCCAGTTCATGCGCGTGGCGAAGTGGTCAATGTAGTTTTCACCCACTTGCGGCTGCGCGTGCACCAGCGGGATGTTGAACGACTGCAGCAAGGCAGGGTCGCCGATGCCCGACAACTCCAGCAACTGCGGCGACTGCACCGCGCCCATGCACAGAATGGTTTCGCGGGCGGCACGCACCGTGTATTCCTGCCCGTTCTTGCGGTAGGTGACGCCTGCGCAGCGCTTGCCTTCGAACACCAGTCGCGTCACGTGTGCCCCACATTCCACGCGCAGGTTCTTGCGTGCGGCGGCGGGTTTCAGATAGCCGTCAACCACGCTCCAGCGTCGGCCCCGCCGCTGGAGCACCTGGTAGTAGCCCACGCCTTCCTGCTTGCCGCTGTTGTAGTCGGCGTTCAAGGATTGGCCGTCTTCCTGCGCGGCGCGCAGAAAGGCGTCGGACACGGGAAACCGCTCGGCCACTTCTTCCAGGTGCATGGGGCCATTTTTTCCGCGCGTGTCGCCCCCGGCTTCGTAATGCTCGATCTTGCGGAAGACGCGCTCGGCCTGCGCATGGCCCCAACCCGTCGCGCCCGCCGCTTCCCAGCCATCGTAATCCTGGGGCTGGCCGCGCACGTAGATCATGCCGTTGATCAAGGTGGAGCCGCCCACGCCCTTGCCGCGCGGCACCGCGATGATCCGGCCATAGACGTTGTCTTCGGGCTCGGTGGCAAAACGCCAGTTGTAGTCGGGATTCACCAGCAGCTTGGAGAAACCCGCCGGGATGGAAATCCACATGCTGCGTGCTTCTTGCCCGGCTTCCAGCATCAAGACCCGATGCTTGCCGTCGGCACTGAGCCGGTTGGCCAGGATGCAACCCGCCGTACCGCCGCCCGCAATGATGAAATCGTAATCGCCCATCGTGTTCCGCCACGTCCTGATGTTGGTTGTCTGGCCTGGGTTGCCGAGTCTTAGTTGCCAGCCTTATTTGGCGGGCACCACGCCCAGCATTTCGGCCATCAGCGCGATCTGGCAAACCAGCATCGGCGCGCCGTAGTGCACCTTGCAGCCTTTCGCTTGCGCGGCCAGCAGCAGCGCGGTGTCCTTGGGTTGCATGATGACTTCGCAGACGAGCTGGTCCGGGGTCAGGCGTGCGGTATCCAGCGGCAGCGCGTCGCCTTCCTTCATGCCCAGCGACGTGCCGTTCACGACGAGATCGTGCCCAGACGGGTCTGGCGTACCCACGGCGATGTTGGCCTCGGGATGCAGCGACAGGATGCGCGCCTTCAGGTCTTCGGCCTTGACGGGTGTGCGGTTGGCGATGGTCAGCCGCGACACGCCGGCCTGCACCAGCGCAAAGCCGATCGCGTTGGCCGCGCCGCCGGCGCCCGCCAGATAGGCGCTTTTGCCCTTCAGGTCCACGCCCGCGGTCTGCAAACCGCGCACGAAGCCTTCGCCGTCCAGCATATGGGCGGTGAGCTTGCCGTCGGCATCGCGGCGCACCACGTTGGCCGCGCCGATCTTTTGCGCCACCGGCGTCACCTCGTCCACCAGTTCCAGGATGGCAGTCTTGTGCGGCATGGTGACGATGACGCCGCCCAGGTTCTCCAGGCGGCGCAGGCCTTCGACGACGGCGGGCAGGTTATCGGGCCGCGCATGAAACGGCACGCAGACGCCGTCATAACCCAATTGCGCGAACAACTCGTTCATGCGCTGCGGCGTCTTCACGTGATGGATGGGGTCGGCCAGGATGCCGAACAGGCGGGTGTTGCCGGTGATTTCCTTCATGGGGGTCTCCGAGGTTTCAAGCATTGTCTTCAGGATGCCAGCAGTTCGCGGGCCACTTCACCGATGCCGGCCGCGTCCAGTTTGTAGTGCGCGTAGAGCGTGGTGGGCGGCGCGATCAGGCTGTATTCGTCGTAGATGCCGTGGCGGCGCAAGCGCGTGCCCGTACCGATGTCCGCCAGCACTTCGGCCACGGCTGACCCCAGCCCGCCCAGCACATTGTGCTCTTCCACCGTCATCATCAAGCCCGCCTGGCCGGCGGCCGCCAACACGGCGTCGCGGTCCAGGGGCTTGATGGTGGGCATGTCTATTACGCCTACCGACAGGCCGTCTGCGCGCAATTGCTCGGCGGCCGCCAGCGCGGCGTGCAGCGTGATGCCGCAAGCGATGATGTTTAGATCGCTGCCTTGCGAATGCACGATGGCGCGGCCGAATTCGAACGGCGCGCCATCTTCATAGACCTGCGGATCGCGGCCACGGCCGATGCGGAAGTAGATCGGTTCCGGCCAGTTCACCGACGCCTTGATGGCGGAGGCCAGTTGCGGGCCGTCGGCGGGTGACACGACCGTCAGGCCCGCCAGCGCGCGCATGGTGGAAATGTCTTCGGTGGCGTGGTGCGAGGTCCCGTAGAAGCCCAGGCTGATGCCGGTGTGGTGGCCGATCAAGCGCACGGGCAGCTTGGTGTAGGCCACGTCCATGCGGATCTGCTCGCAGCACAACAGGCCTAGAAAAGATGCGAAAGTGGCCACGAACGGCATCATGCCCGTGGTGGCCAGGCCCGCTGCCGCCGACACCATGTTCTGCTCTGAAATGCCGAATTGGATGTAGCGGTCGGGGTAGGCCTGCGCAAAACGGTTCAGGCCATTGGAATATTGCAGGTCGGCCGAACCCGCCACGACCGGGTGCCCGGCCTGGGCCAACTCAATCAGCGCGTCGGAAAGATAAGACAGCCCGGGGTTGACCGCATTCAGGGCGCGGTACTGCCAGGAATCGGGAGAAAGAACTTGTGCCTGTGCCATTCAGATCTCGCGGGAAAGAATTTCGTCGACGGCGCTTTGCGCGTCTTGCGGCGCCAGGTAGCCCAGGTGCCAGCCGGGCTCGGTTTCCATGTAGGACACGCCTTTGCCCTTGAGGGTCTTGGCTATCACGCAAGCCGGCTTGTCACGCGTGTCGTC harbors:
- a CDS encoding GMC family oxidoreductase → MGDYDFIIAGGGTAGCILANRLSADGKHRVLMLEAGQEARSMWISIPAGFSKLLVNPDYNWRFATEPEDNVYGRIIAVPRGKGVGGSTLINGMIYVRGQPQDYDGWEAAGATGWGHAQAERVFRKIEHYEAGGDTRGKNGPMHLEEVAERFPVSDAFLRAAQEDGQSLNADYNSGKQEGVGYYQVLQRRGRRWSVVDGYLKPAAARKNLRVECGAHVTRLVFEGKRCAGVTYRKNGQEYTVRAARETILCMGAVQSPQLLELSGIGDPALLQSFNIPLVHAQPQVGENYIDHFATRMNWRVKGTVTLNEMSRGWRLAQQVARYYTRHTGILTLGTGLVHGFVKSAPDLPTPDVQFFFVHASYANAAERILDRQPGMTIGVAQLRPESVGSIHLKSSDPTAGPAIRPNFLSAQIDRDSLVGGMKVARRIVGQPAMQRYIESEISPGAAVESDEQWLDFARRNGQTIYHPIGTCRMGSDAAAVTDVRLRVNGVTGLRVVDASVMPKMVSGNTQAAVMMVAERGAELILEDAATA
- a CDS encoding shikimate dehydrogenase family protein, encoding MKEITGNTRLFGILADPIHHVKTPQRMNELFAQLGYDGVCVPFHARPDNLPAVVEGLRRLENLGGVIVTMPHKTAILELVDEVTPVAQKIGAANVVRRDADGKLTAHMLDGEGFVRGLQTAGVDLKGKSAYLAGAGGAANAIGFALVQAGVSRLTIANRTPVKAEDLKARILSLHPEANIAVGTPDPSGHDLVVNGTSLGMKEGDALPLDTARLTPDQLVCEVIMQPKDTALLLAAQAKGCKVHYGAPMLVCQIALMAEMLGVVPAK
- a CDS encoding transketolase family protein, which encodes MAQAQVLSPDSWQYRALNAVNPGLSYLSDALIELAQAGHPVVAGSADLQYSNGLNRFAQAYPDRYIQFGISEQNMVSAAAGLATTGMMPFVATFASFLGLLCCEQIRMDVAYTKLPVRLIGHHTGISLGFYGTSHHATEDISTMRALAGLTVVSPADGPQLASAIKASVNWPEPIYFRIGRGRDPQVYEDGAPFEFGRAIVHSQGSDLNIIACGITLHAALAAAEQLRADGLSVGVIDMPTIKPLDRDAVLAAAGQAGLMMTVEEHNVLGGLGSAVAEVLADIGTGTRLRRHGIYDEYSLIAPPTTLYAHYKLDAAGIGEVARELLAS